The Castanea sativa cultivar Marrone di Chiusa Pesio chromosome 4, ASM4071231v1 sequence CGCTTAGATTACTACCCTGGTCAATCTAAAAGGTCATAGGTTTAGTCATTAAGAACATTCTGTATGATACCAAAGTTGTGGTTATAAATAAAGTTTCTAGATATAACCAACATACCAAGGATTCAAAGAGCAAATGATCCACTGtcacaaatttattttgaagTTAACAGTCTTCGTTCcccttaaccaaaaaaaaaaaaaaaaaaagttaatagtCTACAAGGTGAGAATAGGTGGAGCAACCTTAATATAATTTGAAGCACCACCCTACCAACCAAATTCAAATCAATGGAAGGAAAACACAGTGGTCCCGGGACATTtgattcaaaaatcaaaagaacaCATATTGGTGATGATGGTTGAAGATGGAAAGCATGGTGTAAATGAGCATATAAACATTGATCTCCTTAGCAAACTGACAGTTTTGTGTTGAATAGCGTTGGAGAATGACACAGTCTGATTGTACAATGACATGTGAACAATTCATATGACCGTGGGAACACACGGCCTTCATTTCTCATGGTCCTAACTACTAAATTTTACCTcaactaaatttaatttaaacccATATTAGATTCTCTCTCAAAGCATGGTGTCTTTCTAGATTCTAAGAATAACCTATAAAATCAAGGCGTAATGTACCTTTCACTACTCAACTTTATAGGGGTCAATTTCATTTTGTTCCTCAAAAAATTGTCTAAGGTTGCTCTTACCCAGAAACTATAATTGaaaccccaaattaaaattaaccaAAGCAATACTAAGAGAAACCCATTAGCCAAATTTGAAACCTTCACCAGAATTAGCCAAAGGAAAACTCTTCCAAACCTCAAAATAACTCAAACTTAGCAACTATAATTgaaaaccaaatcaaaacaaaccaaaGCAATAACACAGacccaataacaaaaattgataccCAAATcataatcaacaaagaaaaactctacCAAACTGCAAAATAACACAAATCCAGCAACTAGAATTGAAAATCTATAATGAGATTTAGCCAATACATACCATAGTGCCAGCCAACCAATCTGCAAAAACTGAGCGAGATAGAGAATTCAGAGCTGGATTCATCTATTTCGTCTAATTCTGACtgagaaagaaggaaagaaagagagaaagagaagaacagggagggagagagagaacggTAGGAGCTTCGGGTTTAGGGGTTTTCAGTTTTCTCGTGGGATGTCTTGGGTCAGAAacagggaaaaagaaaaagagaagaaaagaaataaatggaGAAGGTAACGGCAGTATCGTCGTTAAGTGAGTGTACaggtgttttaattttaaaagggGTACCTGaggtactgtacctaaggtattgtacctaagttttgcttGGCAGATATATAACAAGACCAATGGTTGGTGTGAGATGCTCGATTCCTTCAACAATAGACGAGATTTCCAGTGTGATTTTGACACTTCTTCCGGGGTGACGTGAAATTTTTGCACAATACAATGTCAAATCACTACGATGAGATTTCTTAGTGATTTTTGCACAACATAGGCTTTGTTTATGTGTGTGTTCTATAAAAAGAGGAgaaatgtgttaaaatagaagatttaaaagttgatacatgaaaagaagatgtaaaagttaggttttaattttttacaaaacctaGCTTTTAGATATTCTTTTCCCttgatttttttactttttatttttatttttatgttttatgttttgagaggagagagacataaaagggtaacaaaaatacaaatttgctTATATTTTTAACAGAGATAGATAATGGGAGACAAATGGAACTAATCTCAGATGAATAAAGTGCCAATTTTAAAatcacgggtaggcaaagtgttTTTCGGGCAAATCACAAGTAGGTAAAGTGTAATCTCcctaacaaaaaaagtaaaaaaagaaagaaaaaaaaaaccgtaaCCCCTAAATCCAAAAGAGTCATGCCCTTCGTCTTGACTGCATAGAATGTTCATGGTCGTGAAGGTCTTCCTCCTCATGAGTTCCATGTAGTTAATGGGAATCATAATTTCATTTAACCTTTTTAGACCGCAAAAAAATGAAGATCTAACAACACTCAATGAATGTATGCACCGAATTGAAAATAAAGGTATGTTTAGTATGTAAGAATAgattcatgaatgaaatagctATTCCTGTATAATCATCTTAGTTGTTTGATTGTGTTTATGCAATTGACCCATaaatgaggaataattattccttaCTAAAAGTCAAGAGTTTtacctaataaaaatataaataaaactaactcTTGTCCAAAAGATCCATAtaatagtctctctctctctctctctctgatctttTTTTCTCCAATAAAATGTAGCatttctaataataaataactattGACAATAAACCTGATcaacttatattatatatggcacgagttaaaaaaaaattacaaaactcgtttttatatattaatttaaatttcaagtatgaattaatttttttgaaaatgtattATTTTACAGAGATATATATTGTcaatttttcacttttattaATCATGGAGATAGTAATTTTGAgcaaataacaacaataatagttatcgaatttttcaaatatatatatatatatatatatatatatatatttgtttttaagtgagaccacaaaaaaacacatgcaaatataattttataaggatatatattttaggaaattataTTGGAATACGATTCCTTTCTAACATCTTATAACATTGTGCCATATTGTGAAGTACAAATTCAATATTTTAGTGGGTTTCAATTAATTGAACtggtaaaatttattgtaatcaaataaaaaattgggtttAAAGTTCAAACTTTACATCAAAAACCAATTGGCGTGTTTTAGTATgataataaatgataaaacgaatgtcataaattgaaattcttttatatcaaattatcaataaataaaaattcaatattttattttcatgtaaTGACTAAACAGATGAATATCAATCGAACTTGTATATCCTATTGTCTGCCATTACCAGGAAATAATCATTCCATCGACTGTTTCCATCTGCACCAATTTCGCTTCCATGGTGATCTGACATCGCTccaccaagaaaaaaagaaaaagaaataaagcacATTTGAATTCAACTATTAATCTTTACTATATATTCCCACTTTCTGCATAACCTCATGCCCCTGGAGAGTCATATTACATGTCATGGCTCCTCCATACTTAGCTTAATTCGAATGATTGATGGTGCCATTGCATTCTTCTGGAAGCTCTTTGTAGATATTGGATACTATATCGTAGGCACCACCTATACCAACAATGTCATAAATACTGCCATCACCACATGAATAATCTTCAACAGACACTGATGAAATACCTTGCCAATTTTCTTCAGACCAATGTAATATTCCAGGCTCAGTAACAATTTCATCAAGCACCCAAGAAGAAGTTGAAGCAGCTCTCGGCATCTCCAATGTATTTCCTAAAGGCCACATAGTACATTCAGGATTACATATATTGCCAACTTTGACGCCACAAGTATTAGCACTAGGATCATGTAACAATATTTGACTGGACAAGGAGGCCATCTTGCTGTGTGACTGAGTTAAAGCTGAATTAGACATTTTCATGGTACCAGGAGACTCGATCCTACATCTCTCATCAATGCCAATTCCAGAGTTATCGTTGCCATTGTTTGTACTACTTTCATCGCCTGCGGTTAACTTTTCCTGACCATATTGCCAGGACTTAAGTGCGTCAAGGAAACCTGATGGTACAAGCTTGGCAGCTACTTTGTTGAGTAGCTGAGCAGAAGCTGAAATTGATTGCGATGAACCAGCTTGATGTTGGTTTAGGGGTAACTCATTAGATTTAGACCTTGGTTTATATGTGTTATTAGGCATGTGAGTGACTGGATTGATACCCATTTTAGCTAGGCGTTTCTTCAAGCGCGAGTTCCAAATGTTCTTGATTTCATTGTCTGTTCTCCCAGGTAAATGCCTAGAGATGATCGACCACCTGAaggaaaatataactaaaacCATTGAAAGAATTATACTATGGAAAATATTTGCACAGTTTAATGTTTCATTTGTTTCGAggcaaaatattttacatataaatattttttagaaaaatattttcattttacagtATTTGGTTGTGTACATGAAATTGCTACGTAAAATATTTAACAACAATTTTGATaagcaaaaaatatattgacTCTTGTGaggaattaaccaattaattagccaagtgaattaattaggttcaattatatGCAATGAGCGTGacaatacaaacaaatcaccaattaactaaatatgtagcggaaattaaatgatacggtgatttgtttacgaatggaaaaaacctacatggcaaaaaacCCCACTAgctgattttaaggtcaccactcccgataattcactattatcaaaaaaagcggttgcaagtaaaggaatctcagtaccttataccaacctatagttgaacccttaccccaataccaaattggacttgttttgtagtgacaatctctccttgtattgcacgacttctagtatgtgactaaccaatagatgcacaGAGCCCAAtatgcgacttgatcaccaacttgagaaggatgttggttgcaaagttcttctgttcttcaacacatgaaaatcatgaagttacttggtcacaaaaccctatggtgtacaaacactgcagcttcttcaagaactagggcaaactaggtttttggtcacacttgtggaattatgctTTTGTACAATTGTGCTTTTGGATGTGCAACctgatacggcccttaaaataatccttatatatgtttagggttgtgagaaaagaaagcccaaacacataatcacggattggatgaaaaacagaattgaaaatctaaatttcataaatctcgacaaataCCCTAGCTGTAGAGCAGCTGTCGAGTCTCAGGCTTAAACAActctttttaaacctcgatagatgctagctgtcgtgttttaatgaacaacacttcttcacttgtttcttggacagacttgcatggctttaacacttgaacttgaaaccttgtttcttgaagcattaaacacattctagatctacccaattacaagtaaagtgtgtttgtcaaaggattagccaatacataaaatattgacatatgttcctaacaaacaatcacatatgtcctaacaaattTCATCTCACAAAGATCATAATTAGGGGTTGTGCACAGAGACTTGGTAAAACGACGTTGTATCCAAAACAAAACGGTGTTGTTTTATGCTAGGTTTTCAAATTTCTCCCAAAGTATAAATTCATTCTTTTGCTCTCAGAAcccttaactctctctctcgcttTCGCCTCTCGCTGGCCTGATGCCTCGCCTTTGAGCTCTTGGCTCGGCTAGCCTCTGCAATAAGTGCTCACCAGTCACCGGCTCGCCACAGCAAACCACCGGTAAGCCATTAAGCCCTTCTCCTCTCTCACCTCTCgcaaaaacaaaaagttcaaAATCCAAACTAAGCTTATAGTTTATAGCACTTGTTTCAGTTGTTTGGACTCAAAACAAAAAGGCTTATcatgttttttataattttttcagcACTTAATGGTAATAGTAACagtataaactataaacttAGTAATActtatcatgtttttttttatcatttttttagcGCTTGTTTGGACTTTGGTCTGTTACATTGTTACTTTAGTCCCACTTAATTCTTTAAGTAACTTACTTGCATAGTTACATTGCATGAGCTAGCTAATTAGTGACTCGGTGTGTCACAGTCTACTAAgcactaacttttttttttcttcagcattttaatttttaagggagacagagattgagagagttcaTGCTTTCAATTCTTCACAGAGAGGTAATCACTAATCACTCACTATATTCagcattttgattttaaatttttagtactTAGTAACAACTgctttaagtttatatatattaaattagctttattttatttttatattgagaacaatataatgaattttttgttaatattagtgACATGAATTGTTGAGTAATGACTAATGATTGTTAGTCTGTTATTATTGCCTTGTTGTAACTAAACTAATTAGTTATTGCTATTATTGGATTTGGTTGTGACATTCATTGATTAAGAGTGAGCCATTTGATATTGtatttgttggaaaaattataatttgatattgttgcggaaaatttgtttttttgttggttagaaattttttattagatggatgTCGATGCTCCACCTGGAGACCCTAACCCACCTCCTCCTAGTCCTGGTAGTgctaacccaaacccaaacccacctaAACTTGCAGCACCAGTTGGATTTGGTGCATCACTTACTCCATTGTCACCTAAACAAGATGGTAAGGACCCATCTATAGTATGACAGCACTTCATTAAGTTGGACGGTCCTGATCCCAAGAAGCCTAAGTCTGAAtgcaagtattgtaaaaatcaaTATGATTGCCATGGTAAGAAAAATGGTACTTTGGTTATGTTGCAACACATGAAGGTTTGTAAGAAGTGGCATTTTCCCCGTGATGATAAGTAAAAAACTTTTGTTTTCCCAAGCTAAGAGGGAAGGGGAAAGTGGTTCAAATGCGTTAGTGGTTGCAAACTATAGTGAAGAGAGGATAAAGTTGGCGTTGGCAAGGATGATCATTATTGATGAATTACCTTTTAAATTTGTGGAGCGTCAAGGCTTTCAAGAATTTATGGAAATAGTTAAGCCTAAGTTTCCTATTCCCCATCGCACTACCATTACAAGGGCTTGTACGAAGATTTATTCTAGTGAGGTGGATATTTTAAGAAGGGCTTTTGTTGGGCAACGAGTTTGTGTGACAATGAATACTTGGACGTTCATACAAAACTTGAACTACATGATAGTCCCCGCACACTTCATTAATGGGGATTggacttaccaaaaaaaaaacttgaactttTGCCTTGTAGCTAATCACAAAGGGGACACCATAGGTAGAGCAGTTGAGTGGTGTTTGTTGAAGTGGGATATAGACCGGTTGTTTACAATTATTGCAGACAATGCTAGTTCTAATGATGTGGCAATTgattatgtgaaaaaaaaacaaaagaaagagatagtaGCATATGGGGTGGTGAGTTCATGCATATGCGTTGTTGTGCGCATATCTTGAATTTGATAGTGCAAATTGGGTTAAAGTCCATTTATGAATCAATTGCCAAGGTTCAGAATGTGGTGCGATATGTGAGAGCCTCTCCCGCAAGATTTGAGAAGTTTCAAGAATgtgttgaaaatgagaaaattaaagCCAAATGTTTGTTGTCCCTTGATGTGCCAATAAGATGGAATTTCATTTATCTCATGTTAGATTGTGCTTTGAAATTTGTGAGAGCATTTGATAGGTTGGAAGAGGAGGATGGGcattacaaactttatttttgtgaaGCGGATGGAAATGGAAAAAAGCTCATTGGTCCTCCTAACTATCTTGATTGGAAAAATGTCAAGACTTTTGTGAAATTTCTTGGCATATGATATGAGATGACACTTAGATTTTCTGGATTTGTCACTTCTAATACATACTTCCATGAGCTAATTAGCATTAAAGATCAATTGCGACAGTTGTGTAGTGTTGATGAGGATCCACTTTTGAGGAGGATGAcgtagagatgaaaaaaaatgataagtaaTGGGAAATATGGATAAtatcaatttgatattttttgttgttgttgttcttgacCCAAGGTATAGATTGAAGTGTGTCAAGTTTTGGTTTAGGGAGTGGTATGGAAAGGACAAGGGGGATGCGATGAGCTCTAAGGTTAGAGATGCATTGAAgaggctgtatatggagagagTGGGTCAAAATAGAGCTTCGAGTTCTAGTGGTAGTGGTAGTGGTAATGGTGCTTCATTGTCTAGGGACTCCAGGCTAAGTGTTGGTAATGCTTCATTTTCTAATCACATTAAAAGCTATAATAATAGGTTTAAGCAACACTTGGCAGATGAGGATAATGTGGAAAGCAAATCTGAGTTGGATAGGTACTTGTTGGAATCTTCTAAGGACCCTGATGTGGAGGATTTTGACATCTTGAAATGGTGGAAAATGAATTCTTCTAGATATCAAGTCCTTTCCCAAATTGCTCGTGATGTGCTGGCTATTCTTGTCTCTACAGTTGCATCCCAGTCTTCTTTTAGTATGGTGGGCGTGTTTTGGATTATTTCCATAGTTCACTATCTCCTAATACAGTTGAAGCCCTTATTTGTACCCAGAATTGGTTGAaggatgcaaagaaaaaaaaaaccaataaagcTTCAGGAGTGCATGGATAATGTGGAGGATATGGATGGTTTTGAGATTGACagtagtaaaaatatatatatatatatatgttcattttgtttgttgtatgtatcaattgtttatttatttgctttgttaggatatatatgattggatgttaggtacatatgtcaacattttatgtattgaccaatcctttgacaaaacacactttatttgtaattaggtaaatctaggatgtgtttaaatacttcaaggaataagagttcaagtccaagtattgaagccatacaagtttgtccaaaaatcaagtaatgaagtgctagattttaaaactcgatagctagtatctatcaaggtttaaaagcagctgaagcccgtggctcgacagctaacTTGATAAatggctatctatcaaggtttatgaaacttagtttttctggattgtttttcatccaatctgtgagtatgtgtttgagttttattttcacaactctaaacatatataagaattattttaagggccgtattaGGTTGCACAACTAacagcacaattgcacaagagcataattcctcaagtgtaaccggaaacctagtttgccctagttcttgagaaGTTgatgtgtttgtacaccgtagggttttgtgaccaagcaacttcgtgattttcatgtgttgaagaacagaagaactttgcagccaacctccttcttaagttggtgatcaagttgtgtactgggatccacgcatctattagttagtcacatactgggagtcgtgcaatacaatgagagattgtcactacagaacaagttcaattaggtattggggtaagggtttaactataggttggtataaggtactgagattcctttacttgtaaccgcttgttttaaTTATAGTGAATTCTagggagtggtgactttaaaatcacctggtggggtttttgccgtgtaggttttctccatttgtaaataaatcaccgtatcaaatttaatttccgctgcatttagttatttggtgatttttttgtgttatcatgctcattgcatgtaactgaacctaattaattcacttggctaattaattggttaattcatcataaggagtcaatacatttttggccaatcaagtggtattagagcaggtacactctgattagggtttaatctttgctgtgagaTCTATTGgtccctgtttgtcatggatagaggacagtcacttattgtacctcctttatttgatggaactaattatgcatactggaaagtacgcatgaaagctttcttgcagtccttagatgagacagtgtggcaagctgtggagataggctggaccaagccgaaggaagTGCCGGCTGATtaggatgatgcaaagatcaagacGGCTAACTTCAatagcagagcattgaatgtcTTATTCAatgcggtcacaaatgaggagttcaagaagatctccTCCACTGAAATTACAAAGGAGGCATGGACtattctccagacaacctatgaaggaaccaagactgtcaaggat is a genomic window containing:
- the LOC142632808 gene encoding zinc finger BED domain-containing protein RICESLEEPER 1-like, which gives rise to MGNMDNINLIFFVVVVLDPRYRLKCVKFWFREWYGKDKGDAMSSKVRDALKRLYMERVGQNRASSSSGSGSGNGASLSRDSRLSVGNASFSNHIKSYNNRFKQHLADEDNVESKSELDRYLLESSKDPDVEDFDILKWWKMNSSRYQVLSQIARDVLAILVSTVASQSSFSMVGVFWIISIVHYLLIQLKPLFVPRIG